One window of Nostoc sp. C052 genomic DNA carries:
- a CDS encoding trans-aconitate 2-methyltransferase gives MQQLFPGEVFANTADFDTGIRQLLPRYDEMLEVISHCLPSTSRRILELGCGTGELSLKILNRFPDAQVIALDYSPRMLQFAQDKITAVGYKQRWTGIQADFGDWANNPEKLDIDSKFDVCVSSLAIHHLQDEMKLKLFERIAASLTQDGCFWNADPTLPESPALAEVYKAAREEWAVEQGINLIEIRAKRATSTTQGYSSQDQLASLDVHLQMLSKAGFKTVAVPWKYYGLAVFGGWL, from the coding sequence ATGCAACAGTTATTTCCTGGAGAGGTATTCGCCAACACTGCGGATTTTGACACTGGTATTCGCCAACTGTTACCGCGATACGATGAGATGCTGGAAGTAATTAGCCATTGTCTACCTTCGACAAGTCGGCGTATTTTAGAATTAGGCTGTGGCACAGGCGAACTTAGTCTCAAGATACTCAATCGCTTTCCAGACGCTCAAGTAATTGCCCTAGATTACTCACCTCGAATGCTGCAATTTGCCCAAGATAAAATCACAGCAGTGGGATATAAACAACGCTGGACTGGCATACAAGCAGACTTTGGCGACTGGGCAAATAATCCAGAGAAATTGGATATTGATAGCAAATTTGATGTTTGTGTCTCATCCTTGGCAATTCACCATCTCCAAGATGAGATGAAATTGAAGTTATTTGAGCGAATTGCTGCTAGCCTTACTCAAGACGGCTGTTTTTGGAATGCAGATCCCACCTTACCAGAATCACCAGCCTTAGCAGAAGTTTACAAAGCGGCACGAGAAGAATGGGCAGTTGAACAGGGAATTAATTTGATAGAGATTCGCGCTAAACGTGCCACTAGCACTACTCAAGGTTACTCCAGTCAAGACCAACTAGCTAGCTTAGATGTTCATTTACAAATGTTGAGCAAAGCTGGATTTAAGACAGTTGCAGTACCTTGGAAATATTATGGTCTGGCGGTGTTTGGTGGCTGGCTGTGA